The nucleotide sequence atgtaagttatgGCAAGTTTTGACGAACCACATTTTGCACACTACATTTGCAGCTTTTACATTTTACTATCGTTAAGATCAGTTATAATTAGCATGATTATCAGCCATCAATGACGTCAACCAAAATCTGAATATAAAGCTGGCACTCAGTCTTACCAAAAACAAGGCTAAAGGtcaactaatatatgtatacgatATAATAGAATATTagaacaaaatataaaacaaaagcgATAATGTTCAAGCGCTTCAGGCTTGAATGAAGCCAGGaaatgacatacatacatatatgtatgtgcaatcGTATTGTATGTAATACATATGTGTGCGAGTATTTGCACATTATGTGCCGTTCTTATCATTTGATGCACACTCTTACAAAATAGTGTACGTGTGTATCTACTACATTTATAGCTTAAAGGTGAGAGTTATACTCTATAGAAAATAAactattatttatgtatgtcaaCCATAGGCCCTCCAATTTTCACCTGTTATTTCATTTGTCAttagtaattttaaaacaatacacTCTGCATTATTAACATACCTTAGTTCCTCACACATTATGTAAATTGTTGGAAATACCAAATCTCCCTTGCGTACGCTTCGATCACAACCAAATTTAAGAATTATTTGTTTGGAGAAATTTAtccccaatttaaaaaaattgacaatccAACTATAAATCAACTGAACACAATGAAATCACGTTTACCCATGGAAGCTATAGAGCCAAATAAGAGCCGCTAAAAACACATGGTACTAGATGGCGTTTCactgtagcagcaaaaacaccATCTGTGAACCTATACGAATGAACACAATGACATATGATTTTGTTTGTAGTCGATTGTGCTGATTCCAACTGTCAGGCTGTGTACAGTGTATGCATTTGTTCACTCATttcactaaaattaaataatttttaatatagtgTTATCGCCAATcacaaaataagaaatatttttaatggatatatatatgaatgtgtgtatgctgAACAAAATTTGCCTCGCTTAACAATATTCATTCTCAATAATTGATACATATAGATGGATTTATTGGAGGTTTTAACTTCTCATGGTATTTTGTGGCCTGATGCACGtagtaaataattcataatagcGATCTAAATGGTTCAAGTGcttgaaagcaaattttttgatTATCTTTTGGACTTTctatttacttacttttataTGATTAAatctttaatattattatattcttGATTAATGATTAATTAGATTCTTTAATATTAATAGATAAATGATTTGTTAATTTGTATTGTATGTGCAAATACCTTGTATGCATCACAACTTTCGCAGAGGCTgcactcatttaattttaaaaccgaaAATGATTTGCTATATTTAAATTAGTTAATGAACACTGAATTACaattatgaatatattttactaatttaaatCACTTGATTGAGTACTTTTTTAAGGTTTCATTCAGCCTTCAATAGAACATAACCAAAGTAAAAAGGTAAGGTACGGATGACATCACCGCAActgggtattttttatttacagatgGCGGCAAAATGGACACAATAATGTATACGTATCGTTGTGCATGTATTAGTAATGTTGTGGAAAAATTTCGTTTAGAAAATGCGTAGGTTGATTGTGCTCTTTGCACATAATCCAGAAAGACCCATTGCAAAAAGCAAAACCCACACACATTGACTTCACTATAGCAGCTGATGTTTTTTTCTTGCGATTTGATTTTAAAGTACCGTGCTCCTTTGTTGGAGCCTTTTTTGTTGGTTTACAAactcattgaaaattttgacaatcagttcaataaattttcaaaagaaaataaatgtaaatgtactAAGCAATGTAGAAAACACAGAATGGATTCTATTATTCTTCCATATTAACTATAACTGCATATGTCATTGTATGTTCTTAAttgcttaaaacaaaaataaatatcagctGCTTATTTCTTTAGAGCAAAAGCACGCAATATATTTGAAGGGAGCAATACTTGACGTCTTCGAGGAATGACTGAAGGCATGCAGATGGAACCATGATGTATTGCCTGAGGAGGCGAACGACTGTTCACTGcacttataatttttctttttcatttatttttagtaaaataagttattattcattaatatctaaagttaaataaaattatcacatctgggttttatttaattttctcatcTAACTCGTTGATATTATTTACAGGATTGAATAAAAACttggaaaattaatttattaattacaacAACTTAAcatttttggtatgcaaattttattcttgtattaaataacaaaaacttcataaaaatgtttccttcTCGAAAAATTCCATCCGTAGATTGTCAAAGATCTGCTTTATAATGAAGAAATTTTAGTAATGAAACTACCTTAATATTTTGCATCATGGTATGGAAAGTGTGTAATGCTTCGGCCACACGCTCATGCATTTGCtgtccagcagcttatatgctgcgtgtcgggtgacacacgtacttgcttcgtgtcacacatacttgttgtcggcttttgcatgatgaaaatcaaaaattttagatattagcgtcatgcgccctacacgcacacatataagctgctggacaGCAAATGCATGAGTGGTCGCCGAAATATAAGAACGACTTTGAACAACTTTCATTTACTTTCTACTGTACGGCAACAATGGCATTAGCCCTTGGTTCAGTGAATTTCCACTGACGTGTAATTTGACATTTCGCCTTAATGAAGTTGGTTGCTGAACTGCCGCATCCTTTCTTTCCGGTTGTCAAAAAGGTACGAAAGGAACGAAATTTTTTAGCCgagtaaaatatcaaattttattcaatttaatgtcGTACATCCAACTAacaataagttttttgttttgttatttcagTGTAGAGACGACTGATCTAGTTAAAAATGGCCGACGTTGATGTGTAAGTTGAATACTGGTTGTTTAAGAAACCTCCGAAAATCAGACTTCAAAAATATAGTGTAGCAATAGTTCGGCAAATGGAGAATGTTATTGCCATATTATGGTCGTGTTTGGCGAACCATTGTCTATccattgcatgcatttttgcttttattctgTAAGCTTTGCTATcgctaatttaaatattatccCAATAGTGATGTGCCCTCCGCCGCTCCAGTAATTGGAGACAAAATGGACATAAATACCGCTCTGCAAGAGGTGTTGAAGAAGTCTCTGATCGCTGATGGTTTGGTTCATGGCATCCACCAAGCATGCAAAGCTTTGGACAAGTGAGTTGCTAATGAAAAttgaatgtattttatatttattattatttatttttatagacGCCAAGCCGTTCTATGCATCCTCGCCGATTCAATGGATGTCGACTTGTACAAGAAACTTGTAACAGCACTCTGCCACGAACATCAAATTCCACTTATCCGTGTGGATTCGCACAAGAAATTGGGTGAATGGTCTGGACTTTGCAAGATTGACAAAGAAGGCAAACCACGTAAAGTTAGCGGATGCGCTGTTGTGGTTATTAAGGATTTCGGAGAGGAGACGCCTGCCTTGGATGTTGTGAAAGAACATCTGCGTCAAAATAGCTAAATGCGCTGTgcgtattttagtttttaataacgTGCATAAAATATAGTGTTTTGCGGCGGTCAAGgattgcaaaatataaaagccgTGTGTTTTGGGCAGTAAAatccttttataaataaaaaactaaagtaCATATAAAgcgaagtattttacaaatttcataattgaattatatctGTGGAGTGGACATTAAAAGTGGCGCGGTGAGCTCTAAGTTTTAATGCAGCTGACTTTGTGTTTCGACCAGTCGTCGACCTGGCATTTCCTGGAAAATAATGAAgctgtatttattttatgctgTAAAAGATCAACAATCATACCTTGAACAGTAATAAGTGGTCTTACAGATTCCGCACTTCTTTTCTGCATCGCTGGCACATTTGCCACATTTTTTAATGGCATGTTTACTATTTTCTACGGTATTGCTGGCTCGCCCAGGTTCTGCAGTTTTTTCTTCCAGCTCGGCGAGCAAATCTGTGTTATATGCCATATTTAAACGTTTagcagtttcaaatattttatcttTATCAGTGCACAGAAATATTTCTTCCTGCTTCTGTGCTACAACTGGAAAACCGCCAATCCGTTCAGCTTCAGCAATAAGATTTTCTCGAATCCCTGGTAATTCTTCCAGCACCAAATTAGATTTAGGTGTCTTGTACACATTTGTGCCACCAGTGACACCTAAATTGCAAAGGTACTGTTTCAATTCAACCAATGGAGGAAGCTGATCGAGTATTGTTTCCTGTAACAGGCCTTGGCACTGAAACGGTATTCAAAATGATACGTTAGTAAAATTGGTAGGAGAAGATTaacttttaattataaattttggttTAATAGGACTCTTTATATTCGAACAGTGGTATACAAGTAATAGTTAACCATCGAACATTCAAATAATCCcagaaatttatttgtattgtagAATATAgggtaactgcgggtattgtggtataggcgggtaatgtggtatagcaGCTTTATTCGAAAACTAAAGTCGTGGGAATAACGGGACCAAGTTAGATATTTCGGCATTCTCAGAATCTTAAGAACGCgtgatttgatttgtgttttgaaagGCATACAGTG is from Anastrepha ludens isolate Willacy chromosome 4, idAnaLude1.1, whole genome shotgun sequence and encodes:
- the LOC128860958 gene encoding 40S ribosomal protein S12; translation: MADVDVDVPSAAPVIGDKMDINTALQEVLKKSLIADGLVHGIHQACKALDKRQAVLCILADSMDVDLYKKLVTALCHEHQIPLIRVDSHKKLGEWSGLCKIDKEGKPRKVSGCAVVVIKDFGEETPALDVVKEHLRQNS